A region of the Rickettsiales bacterium Ac37b genome:
AATACGAACATCCAAGATGGTACAGTAATACATGTTACACGCAAAACCGGACCAACTAATATTGGTTCAGGGGTAACGGTAGGACATAAATGTTTATTACATGCTTGCACTATCCAAGATAGTGCATTTATTGGTATGGGTGCAACAGTAATAGATCGCACTATTGTTGAAACTAATGCTATGGTAGCAGCAGGTAGCATGGTCACTCAAGGTAAAGTTATTAAAACTGGAGAAATTTGGGCTGGTAATCCAGCAAAATTTCTACGTTTATTACGTCAAGATGAAATAGATTACTTTAAAGTATCAGAGAAAAATTATAGTAAGCATGCTGAAGAATATATAGAAATACTAAAAAATTACACATAACATCAACATGGATTACCTAAATTATGAGTATAAATTATTATTTAATATGTATTAGTATCATAGTATTTATATTATCCTATTTTGGCACCAAATATATGGTTCAGCTTATGCCAAAACTCAAAATAATGGCCATACCAGAATCACGTAGTAACCACATGCTACCAACCCCAGTAGGTGGAGGGGTCGCAATAATCTCATCCACCATAATAGGATTATGTTTACTTTCAACGATCATTCAAATAGATGTGTATGTCATACAGATTATTCTCTTATCTTTACCTCTTGTATTAATTTCATTTATTGATGATGTAAAAAATATTAGCATTTTCATTAGATTAGTATTACATATTACTGTATCAATCTGTGCTATAATGTTAATACCTAGTAATAATCTAATATTTAACGGTTTATTTCCATATACAACTGACCGCATTTTTGCTAGCTTATTACTAGCATGGTTTATTAATTGTTATAATTTTATGGATGGTATAGATGGAATGGCCGGATGCGAAACTATACATATTTCCATATCTATTTTATTATTAAATTTAATAACACATACTTTAAGCATAAGTTTTAATTACTTGAATGTATTTATTATATTATCAAGTTGTGGTTTTTTAATTTGGAACTGGCATCCAGCTAGAATTTTTATGGGTGATACAGGCAGTATTACACTTGGCTTTATATTAGGATGTACTTTACTACATATAGCAAGCAAAGGCTTGTTTCTACAAGCTTTACTTATTCCACTATATTATATACTTGATGCCGGAATTACCATGGTCCGAAGATTAATTACTAAACAAAACATATTTAAAGCCCATTCAGAACATTTTTTTCAACAAGCGGTACGGCGTGGTTTATCACATGCGACTGTAGTGAAAAAAGTGATTTTACTAAATCTAGTGTTATTATTACTAACACTAATTAGTGTGATCATTAAATTATAAATAAAACATAAAATATTATTTAAGCACTATATTATAGCGTATGATCAATAGTAGTTTAATATGGTTTATTTAATTTATTATTTATATAATTGTGTAAATATTATTGGACGTAACTTATCTATAATCTAAAAAATTTTAAAGTGTGAAATTATTTTTTTTAAAACTCATACCTCTATTTAAAATGGCTTTCGTAAGTTTAGCAGCTCCCCTAGCCGTACTGATCATATATCTACTATATGGCAAGCTAACCTTAATTGACCTCATTGGCTGGATATTAATTTCTCTTCCTAGTATTCTTCTTTTATTAAGGCCATATATTAATGACCTAAATACTCTAACTAAATATGTTGAGAAATTATCACATGACCATAAGGTAAAGCCCCCTTATTTACCATATTTATCTAATATAGAAAATTTATCTAGCGCCATCAGTAAACTGAATACTTCTTGGCAAAATAAACAAGTGGAATTAGAATCTTTTAGCACGGAAAATCAAATTTTAGTAGATAATTTACCTGATATTATACTTATTATAAATGATGAAATGGATATTACACGAGCCAATTGTATTGCTTTAACCACTTTTGGTTTAGATATAGTAGGAAAAAATATCAATCACATTATCTCCAATAACTTATTACTAAGTTTTATAAAATGGAGTATGCATGATCGTCATTTAAAAACTTTAGAAGTAGCTTTAGGAGAGAATTCTACTGAGCCATATTATATAGTTCGTATCAAGCAGTTTCCTCTAATTAACCAAGACAAAATAAGCGTAATGGTATCTATGACCAATATCACTAACTCAAAAAGAACAGAATTGCTCTTAACTGATTTTATTGCAAATGTAAGCCATGAAATCAGAACTCCTCTTACAAGCTTAAAAGGTTTTATAGAAATTTTACAAACTACTGCAAAAGACGATTTTGAAATACAGGAAAAATTCCTTAAAATCATGGGTGAACAAGTTCAAAGGCTTACCATGCTGGTTAATAATCTCCTATCTTTGTCTAAAGCTGAAATGAATGTCAATATTCTACCCTCTACACAAATTGATATTATACAAGCTATTAATACAGTGATTGATGAAACTTATGGTAGTCGTAAGTCAAAAAATCTAGATATATTGTTCCATACAGAAGATCACATACCTTTAATTACTGCCGACTATGGACAAATGATTCAACTTTTCACCAATCTTATAGGTAATTCCATCAAATATGCCCATTCTAATAGCACTATTACAATTAGCTTAAAATTATTAAAAGCTATACCTACTGAGCTAATGAATATTATCTCTAATGCTAAATCATTGATAGAAATCTCAATCAAAGATATAAGTGATGGTATAGAAGAAAAGCATATTCCAAGACTTACAGAACGATTTTATATGGTCAATCAATCACGCCAAACTGGCACAGGCCTTGGCCTTTCTATAGTAAAACAAATTATTGCCCGTCACCAAGGTAATTTAAAAATTGAAAGCACTATAGGAGAAGGTAGCATTTTTACTATTTATTTACCGGTAGAATATTTATGAGCTTGATTAATAAAAAAACTAAAGTATGTGTATTCCCTGCAGGGACAGAAATTGGTCTTGAAATTTACCGTTCATTAAATGGTATAAAATCCTTGGAGTTAATAGGCGCCAATACTATAGAAGATTCTTCTTTTCTATTATACCTTAATTATATTAATGTGGATTTTGATATTAACTCAATTGACTTGGCAATTAAGCTAGCAGCTTTATGCAACAAATATCAAATCGACATTTTAATTCCTGCACACGATGAGGTTATATATAAACTATCCTCTAAACAAGCCTTATTTAATAACACTATTCTATTTATGCCCTCTGCTGAGACTTGTGAAATTTTACGGTTTAAATCTAAAACATATAAGCATTTTAAAGATTTTATTTCTGTACCAAAACAATTTTCTCAAGAAGATCTTTCTGCAATCCAAAATAAAGTCTTTGTTAAACCTGATAATGGGCAAGGTTCTAAAGGCACCATATTGTGTGAAAATGGTATTGAAGCTTTAAAATACCTAAATAATAACCCAGATTTAATTGCTACTGAATTTCTTCCAGGAGATGAATATACTATTGACTGTTATAGTAACAAAGATGGTAAGTTACTATGCGCAGTAGCACGAAAACGTAGTAAAATTGCTGGTGGTATTGCCATCACTAGTGAAGTTATACCATCAACACAAAATATGGAATTTATAGAGATGGCCTCCACTATCAATAAACATATCCCTTTATGGGGAGTATGGTTTTTTCAAGTAAAAAGAAATCAACACGGAAAACTAACCTTATTAGAAATAGCAAACAGAGTGCCAGGATCTTACAGCCTTAGTCGCTCTCAAGGTGTTAATGGCTTAGAAATTCAACTTTATGAAGCTTTAGGTCACCATATCACTGAGCTACCTAAACTACCCTATATGGGCACATTATATAGGCATCTAACTTGCCAAGTTTTATTAGGCTTAAATTTTTCATGTATATATGTTGATTTTGACGATACAATTATCCAAAATGGCAAAGTTAATTATCTATTAATTGCCCAATTATATCGCTGGCGTTCAAATAATTATCAAATTATTCTTTTAACAAGGCACAAAGGAAATCTAACTCAGTCTTTATATGAGTATGGTTTATATTCTTTATTTCACAAGATCCATCATATTTTAACTGAACAACCAAAATCAGATTTCATTCAACATCATGATGCAATATTTATTGATGATTCTTTTAAAGAACGTACTGAAGTTGCAAACACCAAACAGATATACTGTTTTTCCCCTGAATCAGCTATTTTAATAGCTGATTAGTGTTTTCTACTTGGATATATATAGTAAAAACAGTTGAAGTTTGATACAAGGAATGAGGCGCAAAGCCTACTGATTGCTAGGTGAACATTGATCGACGCCGCAGGCAAATTCAAATGTTTTTACTATAGTAGCGTAAGTGGGTATACAAATAATAGACTACCTACATAATTTAGCCGCTAATTCAGCTACATGCTTGCCTTGAAACTTAGCCATATCTTTTTCTACTTCTTGCACGACTCTACTACCATCACCTGCCAGAGTACCGGCTCCATAAGGACTGCCTCCTCTTACCTCATATGTATAGTCAATTAAGTTGAGAATGGCATAGAGAAGCCATAATCAATAGCATCGCTAAGGTTATTAAAATTAGTAATGATAGGTTTGATTTTAGCTTTTAAATGAGCCCAATATTTTTCAATTGGGTTGAGATCAGGAGAGTAAGGTGGTAAGAATAAAAGTTTACAGCCTATATCTTCTATTAAATTCCTAGTTCTAGCTGACTTATGGAACGTTGCATTATCAAGTATTACAACTTGACCAAATCTTAGTTCGGGCACCAAACACTGACTAACCCACTCGTTAAAAACTTCTGTATTACATGTGCCCTTGAAACACATTGGCGCAATAATTTTCTTCCCAACCTTACCTGCAATAAAGCTTTCTCGATCATGTTTTTTACCTGAGATATCACCATAAACTTTACTTCCTCTGAGACTGTATCCCCAAGAATAGTACAAATAGCTATCAATTCCACTCTCATCAATATAAACTATATCTTCCGCTTTATAGTTTGCGATAGCTGCCAAAAATAATTGCCGTTTTGCTTCATCCCGTTCACGATAGAGTGTGGTCTTTTTTTTCGTGTGATCCCCAAAGTCTTGAATGCCAAACAGATAGCAGCTGTAGACACATTAAAAACCTTTGCAAAATCAGATAATAGCCAATTGCTGTTTTTAGACACCTCGTTTAATAATTTGATTGGATCAAGCTTCTTCCATGGCTTAGCTGCTCGTGTGGCTGCTAAATTCCCGGATTTCGATCTCGATAACCATCTATAAATTGTTCTTTCACCTATGCCAAAAATTCTTGCAGCTTCTTCTCTGGTATAACCTTTATTAACATAGTGAATTACTTTTTTACGTAAATCTAAGGAATATGCCATTGCTTCTACTGTTTTGGGTTTATGAGCTTTTTAATATATCATATATCATGTCTTTATCAACTTAATTTACTATATTGTTAGATCTCCTATTGATGGATCGTTTTACATAACTGATAATCTTAATTTTCGTGTACAATTCTTTGATAATAATGGAGTTTACCAAGGGCAGTTCGGTTCGCAGGGTAGTGGTAATGGACAATTTTATGATCATAACGGTATTGCTATAGATACTACTACTAATAAAATTTTTGTAGCTGATAGTGGTAATTTTCGGGTACAGTTTTTTGATAATAATGGAGTTTACCAAGGGCAGTTTGGTTCTCAAGGAACAGCAGATGGACAATTCCAAAATCCTTTTGCTCTTGGGTTTAATAATAACTTGAATACGTTATACGTAACGGATCTGGTCAGCAATAATATACAAATTTTTGACAATAATGGTAATTTCTTAAATAAACTTGATTCTTCAAGTATTCCTCCTGTAATTATTTCACAACCTAGCGATATAGCCATAGATAATGCAGATAATATATATGTATCAGAATTAAGCGGTCGTATGACAACCATTTATAGTACTCCCATACCTATTAATCACTTTGGTTTACCAGGTAGTGGTAAAGATCAATTTAATGGTCCACGAGGTATTCATGTTACCAACTACGGGACAATTTATGTAGCAGATTCTGCTAATCGCCGCATCGTCGTGCTATTTGAACCGAATAGCTGGACAACTGCTGGTACTACAATACTTGGTACGTTACCTCTTAATCAAAATTTAACGTTACAAAATGGCTATAATCTACAAATACAGCCAATGATAGATACTACTTCAAGCACTCCTATAACTTCAGATGGTAAGCTTTCTGTAATTAGTGGTGCAACTTTAACTGCAAATAATGGAAGCAGTATCACTGCTAGATCAATGGAAATTGATAATACTTCAACTTTCAATTTAAATGATGGTTCTACTTTCTCTATTACAGAAGATATTATATCTAATGGTACATGGCAAATTCAAGGTGCGCGTACTATTAGTAATAACGTAACTGGGACTGGTCAGATATCAAAAACTAATCCAGGAGAATTAGCTTTTGATTCTAATAGTGTGACTGCTGATACAGTGAACATACAGCAAGGTTCTTTTAAACTTACGAATGCTACCTTAAATGCGACTACAAATCTAAGTAGCACTGTACCTTTAACTATAGAAGATAGCGCTACTCTTACAGGAAGTATTGTTAGTACAGATAATATTATCAAAACAGGAAATGGTGAGGCATTATTTGATAATAATGATGTGACTGCCAATAATCTAGATATACAACAAGGTGATGTTAGAACAATTAATACTTCCTTCTATACTCCTATTAATATTGCGACGAATTCGAATTTATATTTAGAGGGGGTAAACGTAATGAATAATAATATTACTGGTACAGGGAATATTGTTAAAACTGGAATTGGAGAATCAGTATTCGAGGCAGCCACCAGCATTGCTGCTAATAACTTAAATATAGAAGAAGGTAGTCTGAGATTTGTAGATAGCACCTTAAATATAACTAATCCTATAAATATTGCGTTTGGTGCTGGTTTAGTTATCGATTTTGACAGTGCTATCAGTACTAACATTACAGGTGCAGGTAATATAACTAAAAGAGCTCTTGGTGAATTATCTTTTAATTTTAATGAAGTTACTGCTAATTCTTTAGATGTACAGCAAGGTTCTTTAAAACTAAATAATGTAAGGCTCACTACTAACACTACTATTACTAGTGGCTCACCTTTAACTATAGAAGGAAATAACACTGTTATTGGTAATATTACTAGTAATGCTAGCCTCATTAAAACTGGCCTTGGCGAATTATTGTCTAATAACAATACGATCACTGCAACCAATTTAGATATTCAACAAGGTGATGTGAGATCTGCAGGTACCAATTATAATACTCCTATCAATATTGCTACTGGATCGAATTTTATTCTATTTAACAACAATAATTTATTTGAAGATGTTTCTGGAACAGGAAACATAATTAAAAATGGCCTTGGTACTACTAATTTTAATAACAACACTATTACCACTCCTGCTCTGGATATCCAGCAAGGCACTATAGTTCTAAATAACAGTAATATTAATGCCCCTGTCACCGTTGGAAATAGTGCAAAACTAAAGGGCACAGGAGCTATTTTAAGCAACCTTATTAATAATGGTATTGTAGCACCTGGTGCTTCTCCTGGCATCATCACCGTAACTGGCAATTATACTACAGCTCCCGGCGCTTCTCTTGAAAGCTATATTGCTCCAAGCGCAAGTCCCGTTGCTGGTATTGATTATTCTCAGCTCTTAGTCAATGGCACAGCTGACATTACAGCTAACAACCTTGTGGTGAATGCTGCAATTGGATCGTACACTAATGGTGCTGAATATCAACTTTTAACAGCTGATAATGGCATTAATGGAGAGTTTGCTAATTATACCTTAAACATTACAGGACCTTATGAAGCTCCTATAACTTACACGCCTAACCAGGTGTTATTAACTATTGTCAAAAAAGATATCCCTCATATCCCTGATATTCCTCCTTCCCTTACTATTAAACATGCTAATAGTTTAGTTGACTATATCAATTCTTTAACCAATATGAGTCCTGATTTTATTAAAATACTTGATGTTTTAGATAAATTACCTATCGATGAACGAGATAATGCTGTTAAAAGTATGTCTCCTAATCGCAATTTAACTGCTAATTATGTTAATCAAGATATGAACCAACTTATTCAGGGCATTACTAGCGCTCGTTTAGATATCATTAGTTCTCATGATACTAATTTTAACGCTCACTCAAACCTTATGGCTACTGATCATAATAAAAAGGATCTTTTATCATCCACTAAGGCTAGTTTGATCAATAATATTTCTTCTAATCTCAATAATAACTGGTTAAACTCTGAAAAACATGCTGTATGGGCCTCACCATTTGCGCAGTTTATTAGGCAAGATACTTCTAAAAAGGGTAGGGGATATAAAGCAAAAATTGGTGGAATGATTATTGGTTATGATCAAAAACTTTCCAGTTCAGTGATAGGAGGTATATCTCTTGGTTATTATCAGGCTATGTTTGATCATAATAGTCATGGAGGTAATGATAATAAAATTAAAGGCACTTTTGCAACTATTTATGGTAGTAAAACTATAAATAATAGTTATCTTAATGGATCTTTACTAACAGCGTATAATAATCATCATTTAAATAGGCAGATTAATATACCAACATTAGCCACTGCTTATGCAACAAGTAAACATAGATCTTATGAGGTTAGCCCAAGAGTAGAGCTAGGATATAATATTAAAACAGATTGTAATTACCAAATCACGCCTTTTGCAGCGACTGAATATAGTATAATTTTTGAAAATGGCTATACCGAAAAAGGAGCAAACGCGCTTGATATGCGAGTTAAGTCTGGGCAAAATCATCTATTCACAAATGAACTGGGTATCAAGTTACGTAAAGCTATAAAACTAAGTTCAGAAGAAGAATTAAATATTAAAGGCAAACTTAGTTATATAAATAAAACTCGCTCTAAAAAACATAACAAAATTAAATCAGGCTTTAAAGAACAAACTGCTAGCTATAGTAGTAACAATTATAGCAAAGCTGAGCATCAAATCTCTCCATCAGTTGAGATAGAACTCAATAAGAAAAATGGTGTTTCTGTTGGAGGAAGATATAGTGGTGAATTTAGTAAATCCTTCCAGGCTCATGAAGCACTCTTCAATTTGGGAATGCAATTTTAACTTTAATATATTATACGTTCCTATCTTACATTTTTTGTATATTAAATATTATTAATATAAATTGACTATTAAAATATTATTTATATAGTAATATTAATATAAATATTAAGAGTATAAAAGATGTCCCGAGAAAAAGCTTATTCTGCTCAGGATAATATAGGTTTGCATAGAGAAAATCGGCCAGCCTTATTAAATAACAATTTATTATCTGCTATCTTAAATAAATATAGTAAATTAAGTTGATAAAGACATGATATATGATATATTAAAAAGCTCATAAACCCAAAACAGTAGAAGCAATGGCATATTCCTTAGATTTACGTAAAAAAGTAATTCACTATGTTAATAAAGGTTATACCAGAGAAGAAGCTGCAAGAATTTTTGGCATAGGTGAAAGAACAATTTATAGATGGTTATCGAGATCGAAATCCGGGAATTTAGCAGCCACACGAGCAGCTAAGCCATGGAAGAAGCTTGATCCAATCAAATTATTAAACGAGGTGTCTAAAAACAGCAATTGGCTATTATCTGATTTTGCAAAGGTTTTTAATGTGTCTACAGCTGCTATCTGTTTGGCATTCAAGACTTTGGGGATCACACGAAAAAAAAGACCACACTCTATCGTGAACGGGATGAAGCAAAACGGCAATTATTTTTGGCAGCTATCGCAAACTATAAAGCGGAAGATATAGTTTATATTGATGAGAGTGGAATTGATAGCTATTTGTACTATTCTTGGGGATACAGTCTCAGAGGAAGTAAAGTTTATGGTGATATCTCAGGTAAAAAACATGATCGAGAAAGCTTTATTGCAGGTAAGGTTGGGAAGAAAATTATTGCGCCAATGTGTTTCAAGGGCACATGTAATACAGAAGTTTTTAACGAGTGGGTTAGTCAGTGTTTGGTGCCCGAACTAAGATTTGGTCAAGTTGTAATACTTGATAATGCAACGTTCCATAAGTCAGCTAGAACTAGGAATTTAATAGAAGATATAGGCTGTAAACTTTTATTCTTACCACCTTACTCTCCTGATCTCAACCCAATTGAAAAATATTGGGCTCATTTAAAAGCTAAAATCAAACCTATCATTACTAATTTTAATAACCTTAGCGATGCTATTGATTATGGCTTCTCTATGCTATTCTCAACTTAATTGACTATAAAAGAATATAGGCAGCATTCTGAGATTGATCCTCATTGGAATAAATGGGTTCTTATCCGAAATAATATAGCTCATAGCAAATCTTTTGGTAGTTTAGTTAACAGCCCGAACATTATCTATTCTAATTTACAAGAATGCTTTATGTTAAAAGAAAAGATAGCAGTCCTTTTAAAAGATCACAATTTTGAAATCTTAAGCAAGAATTTTCCTAATTCTTTACCTCAAGAAGAAAAATCTACTAAGAGTAAAGTTATAGAGAAACCTGAATTTCATAAGTTAGAAAATATTAGAAAAAATAAAGAAGCCATAATTAAGGCAGAAAAAATCAAACAAGATGAACAATTTTTGGAAACAGAATTTCAGAAGAGTCTAGCCATCAAACAATCAAAACTACTCAAGTTAGATGAAGAAGATAGACAATGGCATAACCTTATAAATGGAATTTTTGAGCATAATGTAGAAGCTGTAAGTGAAGTACTCAAAAATTATAAAGGTGATATTAATAAAAATATAAAATTTACCTTAAGATCTAGTATAGATAATAATCTGTTATTTTATCTCCAAGATTATTCAGACCTCGCACAAAATGTTATACTTATAAAGGCTCTTCCTTCAATTACTTCACCTGAGCAAGTAATATATTTAACACCGTTAGCTATTGCCATCAAAACTGAAGACTCTACCGAAAATTTGGAAATATGTACTTTATTAAAGGCTCATAATCCTAATCCGAATGTATTAATAATAGACGATGTTGGAAAACTACATCCTCTATTACATGACGCTATAGTATTAAGTAGTGAAAAAAAAGTTAGATTATTATTAGAATTAGGAGCGAATCCTGATGCTGTAGATTATAGAGGACTTACTGCATTGAAGTTTGCTGTAATAAAGTACACAAAAGAAAATATAATGGAAAACATAATTGATAATTTAATTGAATATGGAGTCAATTTAGATTTTAAACCTAATCTTGAATACTCTACATATATGAATACTATAACTAAATCTATCAATATGAATGCTTTACAAGTATGTAGCGCAAACCATACTAATACTCATATTGCTTTAAAGATAATTAAAACAGCTTTATTGCAAGGTGGTTTATATTATGCTTGCAAGTTAATGCATGAACCATACCGAATTGTGCAAGAAAAAGAAGACTCTCAACTAATATATATAAATAATCGAGATACCCTAAGAGATTGTATGGACAGAAGTGATAACCATTCAATGAAAAAATTAGGTAGATTAATGACAAATATAGTACAAATAGGTATAGAGGGTAATCTGGAGACTAGAAGACTTTATATAGATATAGTAGAAAATAATCATGAGCAAGTCACAAGTTTCTTTAAAGAAAAATCACCAGAAGAAATTTGTAAAATTTTTAGTCATAAAATCCAGATTACTGTATCTAAATATTTTGAGGGTCTCACTGCTCTTACTTTAGCTAACGAATTACAGCATATATCTATGTTAACTTCTTTAAAAGAAATATATTCAGACGCTTTAAAGACAGTGCAACAGCAAAATAAATACCAAGCTATGATTAAAAATGAACACTCTCAAGAATCTACACTCCAGAGGATGTAACCTATTTAATATAGTAAATTGATTTGAAACCGGGACGCAGTTATAGCTGTGGCAATTTAAGTATTACTTTGTTGTTCGTTGCCTACAGTAGTATTTCTACGCTTTCTGCCTCACGCTTCGTATTATTTTAAATTGCCTTTGCTATAGCTCAATCCTTGTTTTTAAAATTATTTTTATATTTAAAATATAATATCAAAACCGCTATTGCCATGCTATACCATGTAATGGCATAAGCAAGATGATCATTTCTAATTTCGTGTAATGAAAATTTATTAGGCTGTAATTCATCTTCATTAGAATTATATTGTAATAATATAGCGTTATACAAAACTATTCCTAAATAGTTAGATATCTCTTGTAATTTTATCCAAAATAATAAATTCTTTTTTGTTTCATTATTAGGTACAAAATATGGTTTTCGTGTTTCTGGAATTAATATACCTTCTATAATTTGCTCTTTATTTTGAGTATTATCTGATCTTATTGTCGGTATCTTTTGTTTTGCTTCTATAAAACCACGATTTACTAGAATAAATTTATCTGTTTCATAGGCAAATGGAGTCACAATAAAATATCCAGGTTTGCCATTTGGGCTCATATTACCTGCATATAAATATAATTCTTTATTATGCAAAAACTTACCTTGAATTTTAACTTTCCTATAATTTAGATGAGCTTTATTATTAAAAACTAAATCTTTATTGCCTATCGTATCCATAGATAAGTTGGTTTTAATTGCTTGAATAACATTTAATTTCCATTTTAATCTATAAATTTGCCAGCTACCTAAACTTATTAGCATAAAAAATATGATACAGCTTATAATTGAAAAACTTACCGAAGGACTCAATTTTATTTTATTCATATAAAAACCATGATTATTAAATTCTATTTAAACTATATTATTTTTTAATGATATATTTACTATTTCTTTACGCTATTACATTCTAATAGTTAGAATTATAACTCTTATATGATAATAGTAATGACATATTTTAAATGGCTACTTTATCCAATTTTAGCATTATTTATTATACCACAAACTTTTGCAGCTCCTATATGGACTACTAGCTTTGGTTCTCAAGGTACCGCAGATGGACAATTTGAGGATCCAGTTAGTATCACTACTACTCCTACAGGAAAAATCTATGTAGTTGATAGCATAAAAAATAATATACAGATTTTTAATCAAGATACTACCTATTCAGATAAATTTGGTTCTTCAGGTAATGGTAATGGACAGTTTAATTTCCCTACTACTATAGTCAATTAAGTTGAGAATAGCATAGAGAAGCCATAATCAATAGCATCGCTAAGGTTATTAAAATTAGTAATGATAGGTTTGATTTTAGCTTTTAAATGAGCCCAATATTTTTCAATTGGGTTGAGATCAGGAGAGTAAGGTGGTAAGAATAAAAGTTTACAGCCTATATCTTCTATTAAATTCCTAGTTCTAGCTGACTTATGGAACGTTGCATTATCAAGTATTACAACTTGACCAAATCTTAGTTCGGGCACCAAACACT
Encoded here:
- the yrdA gene encoding Gamma carbonic anhydrase-like protein, whose amino-acid sequence is MERLKPIILPYLGIYPKIAPDAFIAPGACIIGDVEIGSGSGIWFNCVIRGDVAPIKIGHNTNIQDGTVIHVTRKTGPTNIGSGVTVGHKCLLHACTIQDSAFIGMGATVIDRTIVETNAMVAAGSMVTQGKVIKTGEIWAGNPAKFLRLLRQDEIDYFKVSEKNYSKHAEEYIEILKNYT
- the wecA gene encoding Undecaprenyl-phosphate alpha-N-acetylglucosaminyl 1-phosphate transferase, encoding MSINYYLICISIIVFILSYFGTKYMVQLMPKLKIMAIPESRSNHMLPTPVGGGVAIISSTIIGLCLLSTIIQIDVYVIQIILLSLPLVLISFIDDVKNISIFIRLVLHITVSICAIMLIPSNNLIFNGLFPYTTDRIFASLLLAWFINCYNFMDGIDGMAGCETIHISISILLLNLITHTLSISFNYLNVFIILSSCGFLIWNWHPARIFMGDTGSITLGFILGCTLLHIASKGLFLQALLIPLYYILDAGITMVRRLITKQNIFKAHSEHFFQQAVRRGLSHATVVKKVILLNLVLLLLTLISVIIKL
- the phoR gene encoding Phosphate regulon sensor protein phoR, whose translation is MAFVSLAAPLAVLIIYLLYGKLTLIDLIGWILISLPSILLLLRPYINDLNTLTKYVEKLSHDHKVKPPYLPYLSNIENLSSAISKLNTSWQNKQVELESFSTENQILVDNLPDIILIINDEMDITRANCIALTTFGLDIVGKNINHIISNNLLLSFIKWSMHDRHLKTLEVALGENSTEPYYIVRIKQFPLINQDKISVMVSMTNITNSKRTELLLTDFIANVSHEIRTPLTSLKGFIEILQTTAKDDFEIQEKFLKIMGEQVQRLTMLVNNLLSLSKAEMNVNILPSTQIDIIQAINTVIDETYGSRKSKNLDILFHTEDHIPLITADYGQMIQLFTNLIGNSIKYAHSNSTITISLKLLKAIPTELMNIISNAKSLIEISIKDISDGIEEKHIPRLTERFYMVNQSRQTGTGLGLSIVKQIIARHQGNLKIESTIGEGSIFTIYLPVEYL
- a CDS encoding carbamoyl phosphate synthase-like protein, which codes for MSLINKKTKVCVFPAGTEIGLEIYRSLNGIKSLELIGANTIEDSSFLLYLNYINVDFDINSIDLAIKLAALCNKYQIDILIPAHDEVIYKLSSKQALFNNTILFMPSAETCEILRFKSKTYKHFKDFISVPKQFSQEDLSAIQNKVFVKPDNGQGSKGTILCENGIEALKYLNNNPDLIATEFLPGDEYTIDCYSNKDGKLLCAVARKRSKIAGGIAITSEVIPSTQNMEFIEMASTINKHIPLWGVWFFQVKRNQHGKLTLLEIANRVPGSYSLSRSQGVNGLEIQLYEALGHHITELPKLPYMGTLYRHLTCQVLLGLNFSCIYVDFDDTIIQNGKVNYLLIAQLYRWRSNNYQIILLTRHKGNLTQSLYEYGLYSLFHKIHHILTEQPKSDFIQHHDAIFIDDSFKERTEVANTKQIYCFSPESAILIAD
- a CDS encoding Transposase; amino-acid sequence: MAYSLDLRKKVIHYVNKGYTREEAARIFGIGERTIYRWLSRSKSGNLAATRAAKPWKKLDPIKLLNEVSKNSNWLLSDFAKVFNVSTAAICLAFKTLGITRKKRPHSIVNGMKQNGNYFWQLSQTIKRKI